Proteins found in one Salvia splendens isolate huo1 chromosome 10, SspV2, whole genome shotgun sequence genomic segment:
- the LOC121750957 gene encoding tetraspanin-6-like: protein MYRLSNSVIGFLNLFTLLASIPIIGAGLWMARSSTTCESFLQTPLLVVGFIVLIISLAGFIGACFHVAWALWVYLVIMLLLIGALMGLTIFGFVVTSPGGGTAIPGRTYREYHLDSYSPWLKKRVLDPHYWMTIRSCILGSKTCDKIVLWTPFDYLTKDLTPIQSGCCKPPTSCNYAMTLVAQDPDCYRWNNAATVLCYECESCKAGVLEDVRRSWHKLSVLNIVMVVVLIGIYSIGCCAFQNAKRAHTDYPYGHNRMSKVRPRWDFHWWRWLDDRRHQLY, encoded by the exons ATGTACAGGCTTAGCAACTCTGTTATAGGGTTCCTGAACCTATTCACCCTCCTCGCCTCGATCCCAATAATAGGGGCCGGTTTGTGGATGGCGAGGAGTAGCACCACCTGCGAGAGCTTCCTCCAAACACCCCTTTTGGTGGTAGGTTTCATTGTCCTAATCATATCTCTAGCCGGCTTCATAGGCGCGTGTTTCCACGTTGCATGGGCGTTGTGGGTTTACCTGGTCATCATGCTCTTGCTCATAGGTGCGCTCATGGGGCTCACCATTTTCGGGTTCGTGGTAACTAGCCCGGGAGGGGGGACTGCGATTCCCGGGAGGACGTATAGGGAGTATCATTTGGATAGCTACTCTCCATGGTTGAAGAAGAGGGTTTTGGACCCTCATTATTGGATGACTATTAGGAGTTGTATTTTGGGGTCCAAGACTTGTGACAAGATTGTGTTGTGGACACCCTTTGACTATTTGACCAAAGATCTTACTCCAATTCAg TCGGGGTGTTGCAAGCCGCCAACGTCGTGCAACTACGCGATGACGCTGGTGGCGCAGGATCCGGACTGCTACAGGTGGAACAACGCGGCGACAGTGCTGTGCTACGAGTGCGAGTCGTGCAAGGCGGGGGTGCTGGAGGACGTGAGGCGGAGCTGGCACAAGCTCTCGGTGCTCAACATCGTGATGGTGGTCGTGCTCATCGGAATCTACTCCATCGGCTGCTGCGCCTTCCAGAACGCAAAACGCGCCCACACCGACTACCCCTACGGCCACAACCGCATGTCCAAAGTCCGCCCGCGCTGGGACTTTCACTG GTGGAGATGGTTGGATGACAGAAGGCACCAGCTTTATTAG
- the LOC121750895 gene encoding MLO-like protein 6, with protein sequence MDELPKEKTLEATPTWAVAVVCFVLVAISILIEQIIHHTESWLKKRKKEPLRESLEKVKAELMLLGFISLLLTVLQEHLSNICVPRKVGHSWHPCKYTDSGKYYDPCIKKGKIQLVSAYGIHQLHIFIFILAICHIIYCILTYGLGKLKMRKWKSWEDETKTDEYQYYNDPERFRFARETSFGRRHLNFWSRWPLLLWIVCFFRQFIRSVAKVDYFTLRHGFITEHLTPQSQASFNFQKYINRSLEEDFKVIVGISPVIWFCAVVFLLTNTNGWYSYFWLPFIPLIIILLVGAKLQVIITKMGIRVLDRGGVIKGSPVVQPSDDLFWFGRPRFLLFLIHFVLFLNAFQIAFLAWSYYEFGYPSCYHENIEDMIIRLSMGALIQFLCSYVTLPLYALVNQMGSKMRPVIFSNNVATALRGWHQTAKKHVKQGRASGSSTPFSSRPASPLHGSTSPLYLLQGYNKSNYDEGHDDDGHEFKYGEDPLSQNSIVEIERDVENPPSPSVGSRATYHNDFSFRNKDTET encoded by the exons ATGGATGAGTTGCCTAAGGAGAAGACGTTGGAGGCGACGCCAACGTGGGCGGTCGCCGTCGTTTGCTTCGTGTTGGTTGCTATCTCCATTCTCATTGAACAGATCATTCATCATACTGAGTCG TggttaaagaaaagaaaaaaggaacCTCTACGTGAATCACTTGAAAAAGTTAAAGCAG AGCTTATGTTGCTAGGGTTCATATCATTGCTGCTGACAGTATTGCAAGAACATCTTTCTAATATTTGTGTTCCAAGAAAAGTTGGACATTCTTGGCATCCTTGCAAGTACACAGATAGTGGCAAATATTATGATCCATGTATAAAAAAG GGAAAAATTCAGCTGGTTTCAGCATATGGCATACACCAACTCCACATCTTCATCTTTATCTTGGCAATTTGTCACATAATTTATTGCATTCTCACTTATGGCCTCGGAAAACTTAAG ATGAGGAAATGGAAATCATGGGAGGATGAGACCAAGACAGATGAGTACCAATACTACAATG ATCCAGAAAGATTCAGATTTGCGAGGGAGACATCGTTTGGGCGCAGACATTTGAATTTCTGGAGCCGTTGGCCTCTTCTTCTCTGGATT GTATGTTTCTTCAGGCAATTCATCAGATCCGTTGCCAAAGTTGATTACTTCACACTTAGACATGGTTTTATAACA GAACATCTAACACCTCAAAGCCAAGCATCATTCAATTTCCAGAAATATATAAACAGATCATTAGAAGAAGATTTCAAAGTGATTGTGGGAATAAG CCCAGTAATATGGTTCTGTGCCGTTGTGTTCCTGCTCACCAACACCAATG GGTGGTACTCCTACTTCTGGCTACCGTTTATTCCTTTAATC atAATACTATTGGTGGGAGCAAAATTGCAAGTGATCATAACAAAAATGGGAATCAGAGTTCTAGATAGAGGAGGTGTGATCAAAGGCAGCCCCGTTGTTCAGCCCAGCGACGACCTTTTCTGGTTTGGTCGCCCCCGTTTCCTGCTTTTCCTCATCCATTTtgttctatttttg AATGCATTTCAAATAGCCTTCTTAGCATGGAGTTAT TACGAATTCGGGTATCCGTCGTGCTACCACGAAAATATTGAAGACATGATCATCCGACTCTCAATGGG TGCCTTAATTCAGTTCCTATGTAGCTACGTCACCCTCCCTCTCTACGCCTTGGTGAATCAG ATGGGGTCGAAAATGAGGCCGGTGATATTCAGCAACAACGTAGCCACAGCGCTGCGCGGATGGCATCAGACGGCCAAGAAGCACGTGAAGCAGGGGCGGGCGTCGGGCAGCAGCACGCCCTTCTCCAGCCGGCCAGCCTCACCGTTGCATGGGAGCACGTCGCCTCTGTATCTGCTGCAGGGATACAACAAGTCTAATTATGACGAGGGACATGACGATGATGGCCATGAGTTTAAGTATGGAGAAGATCCATTGTCACAAAATTCAATTGTTGAGATAGAGAGGGATGTTGAAAATCCCCCTTCTCCTAGTGTAGGTAGCAGAGCTACATACCACAATGATTTCTCCTTTCGAAACAAGGACACTGAAACTTGA
- the LOC121750892 gene encoding MLO-like protein 6 has protein sequence MASPLPPPSKEKSLESTATWAVAVVCFVLVAISIVIEQLLHHTELWLKKKRKLALCEALEKIKAELMLLGFISLLLTVTQESLSDICVPKSVASSWHPCNEKYNKTYYDPCLAKGKAQLVSAYGIHQLHIFIFVLALAHVIYCVVTYAFGKLKMRQWKAWEDETKTVEYQYYNDPDRFRFARETSFGRRHLHFWSRSPILLWIVCFFRQFFPSVAKVDYLTLRHGFVTEHLPPQIQDSFDFQIYINRALEEDFKVIVGISPALWFCAVLLLLTNTNGWYSHFWLPFIPLAIILLVGAKLQVIITKMGTRILERGDVVRGSPVVHPSDDLFWFNRPRLILSLIHFVLFENAFQIALFVWSWLKFGYPSCYHENLEELLIRIMMGVVIQVLCSYVTLPLYALVTQMGSNMKPVIFGDDVASGLRGWQEAAKKPAKEGRPTVKVTPLTGAPASPLRGSMSPAYLRNVHRKSTEDLRGGGERSYASPTHHSYRERKDRSPETSVIEIERDVGEPSSVELGYMGQQQEDISSNHFSFGKNDNSTAPK, from the exons ATGGCGTCGCCGCTGCCTCCGCCGTCCAAGGAGAAGTCATTGGAGTCGACGGCGACGTGGGCGGTTGCCGTCGTTTGCTTCGTGTTGGTTGCGATCTCCATTGTCATCGAACAACTCCTCCATCATACTGAATtg TGgttaaagaaaaagagaaagttAGCTTTATGTGAAGCTCTAGAGAAGATTAAAGCAG AGCTTATGCTGCTGGGGTTCATATCGTTGCTACTAACAGTGACACAAGAAAGTCTTTCCGATATTTGTGTCCCCAAAAGTGTTGCAAGTTCTTGGCATCCTTGTAatgaaaaatacaataaaacaTACTATGATCCATGCCTGGCAAAG GGCAAGGCACAACTTGTTTCAGCATACGGGATACACCAACTCCATATCTTCATTTTTGTATTGGCACTTGCTCATGTTATCTACTGTGTCGTCACTTATGCCTTTGGAAAACTAAAG ATGAGGCAGTGGAAAGCATGGGAGGATGAAACAAAGACAGTTGAGTACCAATACTATAATG ATCCAGATAGATTCAGATTTGCTCGAGAGACATCGTTTGGTCGTAGGCATTTGCATTTCTGGAGCCGCTCGCCTATTCTTCTATGGATT GTGTGTTTCTTCAGACAGTTCTTCCCATCAGTTGCAAAAGTGGACTACTTAACACTTAGGCATGGCTTTGTAACA GAACATCTACCCCCACAAATCCAGGATTCATTTGATTTCCAAATATACATAAACAGAGCACTTGAAGAAGATTTCAAAGTCATTGTGGGAATAAg CCCTGCATTATGGTTTTGTGCTGTCCTGCTTCTCCTCACAAACACCAATG GGTGGTACTCCCACTTTTGGCTACCATTTATTCCCCTAGCT ATCATACTATTAGTAGGAGCAAAATTGCAAGTGATCATCACTAAAATGGGAACAAGGATTCTTGAGAGAGGAGATGTGGTGAGGGGCAGCCCCGTAGTTCATCCCAGCGACGATCTTTTCTGGTTTAATCGCCCTCGTCTCATCCTCTCCCTCATTCACTTCGTTCTTTTTGAG AATGCATTTCAGATTGCTCTATTTGTTTGGAGTTGG CTTAAATTTGGATATCCATCTTGCTACCATGAGAATCTTGAGGAATTGCTCATAAGAATCATGATGGG TGTTGTGATTCAGGTTTTGTGCAGTTATGTCACACTACCTCTCTACGCCTTAGTTACCCAAATGGGATCAAACATGAAGCCAGTCATTTTTGGCGACGACGTGGCATCCGGGCTCCGCGGCTGGCAGGAGGCCGCCAAGAAACCGGCAAAAGAAGGGCGGCCGACGGTCAAAGTCACCCCGTTGACCGGTGCGCCCGCCTCTCCGTTGCGCGGTAGCATGTCGCCTGCCTACTTGCGGAATGTCCACAGAAAGTCCACTGAGGACCTGCGTGGCGGGGGGGAGAGGTCGTATGCCTCTCCCACCCACCACAGTTATCGTGAGAGAAAAGATCGATCGCCCGAAACCTCGGTTATTGAGATAGAGAGAGATGTTGGAGAGCCTTCCTCTGTAGAGTTGGGCTACATGGGCCAACAACAAGAAGATATTAGCTCAAATCATTTTTCTTTTGGGAAAAATGATAATTCCACTGCTCCAAAGTAA